In Paenibacillus sp. G2S3, a single window of DNA contains:
- a CDS encoding response regulator — protein MANRILIVDDAAFMRMMIRDILSKNGFEVVGEAQDGSQAIEKFKELRPDLITMDITMPEMDGIAALKEIKKVDPAAKVIMCSAMGQQAMVIDAIQAGAKDFIVKPFQADRVIEAINKTLGV, from the coding sequence ATGGCTAACCGAATTCTAATCGTGGACGATGCAGCATTTATGAGAATGATGATCCGTGACATTTTGTCGAAAAACGGATTTGAAGTAGTGGGCGAAGCTCAGGACGGTTCTCAAGCTATAGAGAAATTTAAAGAACTGCGTCCGGACCTCATCACGATGGATATAACTATGCCTGAGATGGACGGAATCGCCGCCCTGAAAGAAATCAAGAAAGTAGATCCGGCTGCTAAGGTTATCATGTGTTCAGCCATGGGCCAGCAGGCTATGGTTATCGATGCTATTCAAGCGGGAGCGAAAGACTTTATTGTGAAGCCTTTCCAAGCAGACCGTGTTATCGAAGCTATCAACAAAACGTTGGGTGTGTAG
- the flhA gene encoding flagellar biosynthesis protein FlhA, translating to MKAKDLSVLLGIIGIVLMMILPIPSWLLDVLLVINISIALIIILVAMNTKNALEFSIFPSLLLITTLFRLALNISTTKLILTYGEAGSVVATFGSWIAGGQIAVGFIVFLILVVVQFIVITKGSERVAEVGARFTLDAMPGKQMSIDADLNAGMINETQARERRRNVEREADFFGAMDGASKFVKGDAIASIIILLINLIGGFIIGMVVHGMDFATALSTYSVLTIGDGLVSQIPALLISTAAGLIVTRASSEGNLAEELTGQLLSYPKLLYIVAVTVAFLGLFTPIHMITTLPLAGLLAFAAYSMGQNLNRKQIAEEQLVEEKQIEEVRSPESVINLLSVDPIEFEFGYGLIPLADTGQGGDLLDRIIMIRRQCALEMGLVVPVIRIRDNIQLKPNEYVIKIKGNTVGGGELLLNHYLAMSPGYDDESINGIETIEPSFGLPALWIDESVKERAELSGYTVVDPPSVVATHLTELIKRHGHELLGRQETKMLVDNLRDNYPVLVDDLIPSVLAIGDVQKVLAKLLREKISIRDLVTIFETLADYGTYTKDPDILTEYVRQSLSRQITQQFSQVGETLKVITVGPNLEKKISESVQQSEQGSYLALDPVSTQTIYQRLSEQINRLLQSGQQPIVLTSPTIRMYLRQVIERTMQDIPVLSYSELEPNIEIQSVGVVNL from the coding sequence TTGAAAGCTAAAGATTTATCAGTTTTGTTAGGCATCATCGGTATCGTGCTTATGATGATTCTGCCTATCCCGTCCTGGCTTTTGGACGTTTTGTTAGTCATAAATATCTCTATAGCATTAATTATCATATTAGTTGCTATGAATACGAAGAATGCACTCGAATTTTCGATTTTCCCTTCATTGTTGCTGATTACGACATTGTTTCGTCTGGCACTTAACATTTCAACAACAAAACTGATCTTGACTTACGGAGAAGCTGGTTCAGTAGTTGCCACTTTCGGTAGCTGGATCGCAGGTGGACAAATTGCCGTTGGGTTTATCGTGTTTCTGATTTTGGTCGTGGTGCAGTTTATTGTTATTACCAAAGGGTCAGAGCGTGTAGCTGAGGTAGGAGCGAGATTTACCTTGGATGCGATGCCTGGCAAGCAGATGAGTATTGATGCCGATCTTAATGCAGGCATGATTAACGAAACGCAAGCACGTGAGCGGCGCCGCAATGTTGAGCGGGAAGCGGATTTTTTCGGAGCTATGGATGGTGCGAGTAAATTCGTTAAAGGAGACGCGATTGCGAGTATCATTATCCTTTTGATCAATCTTATTGGCGGATTTATTATCGGGATGGTTGTGCACGGAATGGATTTTGCTACTGCGTTATCCACTTATTCGGTATTGACGATCGGAGACGGTCTAGTCAGCCAAATTCCTGCTTTGCTCATTTCGACTGCAGCGGGTCTTATCGTTACTAGAGCATCATCGGAAGGTAATCTGGCAGAAGAATTAACAGGTCAATTACTGTCCTATCCAAAATTGTTATACATTGTTGCAGTTACTGTTGCTTTTCTAGGTCTCTTCACACCTATACATATGATTACTACGCTCCCGCTAGCTGGTCTGCTGGCTTTTGCAGCCTATAGTATGGGACAAAATTTAAATCGAAAACAGATCGCAGAAGAGCAGCTTGTTGAAGAGAAACAGATTGAAGAGGTACGAAGTCCAGAAAGTGTAATCAATTTACTCTCTGTAGATCCTATTGAATTCGAGTTCGGCTACGGGCTTATACCTTTGGCGGATACAGGTCAGGGTGGAGATTTGCTAGATCGTATCATCATGATTCGACGGCAATGTGCCCTTGAAATGGGTCTTGTAGTGCCTGTTATTCGCATTCGCGACAATATTCAACTAAAACCGAATGAATATGTCATAAAAATTAAAGGAAATACTGTCGGCGGCGGTGAATTATTACTTAATCACTACCTGGCCATGAGTCCTGGTTATGATGATGAATCTATTAACGGTATTGAGACCATTGAACCATCCTTTGGACTTCCTGCGTTATGGATTGACGAATCGGTTAAAGAGCGGGCTGAATTGTCTGGTTATACCGTAGTTGATCCACCGTCAGTTGTTGCAACACATTTGACAGAACTCATTAAGCGGCATGGCCATGAATTGTTAGGACGACAAGAAACTAAGATGTTGGTGGATAACCTTAGAGATAATTATCCAGTGCTTGTCGACGATCTTATTCCTTCTGTATTGGCAATTGGGGATGTGCAAAAGGTACTTGCTAAGTTGCTGCGTGAGAAAATATCGATCAGGGATTTGGTTACTATCTTTGAGACACTGGCGGATTATGGGACGTACACCAAGGATCCTGATATTCTTACCGAATACGTTCGTCAGTCCTTGTCCAGACAGATTACTCAGCAATTCTCGCAAGTAGGAGAGACTCTGAAAGTTATTACGGTGGGACCTAATCTGGAGAAGAAAATTTCTGAGAGTGTGCAACAATCAGAACAGGGCAGTTATCTAGCACTGGATCCAGTATCGACTCAAACGATCTATCAACGATTAAGTGAACAGATCAATCGACTGCTGCAGTCAGGACAACAGCCCATTGTACTCACGTCACCAACCATTCGTATGTATTTGCGGCAGGTGATTGAACGGACCATGCAGGATATTCCTGTACTGTCTTATAGCGAATTAGAGCCTAACATTGAAATACAAAGCGTCGGAGTGGTGAATTTATGA
- a CDS encoding MinD/ParA family protein translates to MMDQAQSLRQLVSSQDSKLAAKGETSARIITVCSGKGGVGKSNFTLNFALTLKAMGKRVLLFDADIGMANIDVLMGVSAKYNLYHLLKREADIAQIIQLGPNALPFIAGGSGMDELFSLSESDLNYFTAQIALIADSMDYILFDTGAGLSKETMKFITSADDCLVVTTPEPTAITDAYALMKVVNRTHPEISFKLIVNQAGDEREASVTSDKIRMAASRFLQLDVSYLGHISSDAHVVQAVKRQTPFSLAFPNSAAAKDIHRLALSYLTIDGKKDTKVQGIKGFIHKWLKRSK, encoded by the coding sequence ATGATGGATCAGGCACAATCCTTAAGACAGCTTGTATCCAGTCAGGATTCAAAACTAGCTGCAAAAGGGGAAACATCCGCTCGTATCATTACCGTGTGTAGTGGGAAAGGCGGCGTAGGGAAATCGAATTTTACACTTAATTTCGCTTTAACTTTAAAAGCAATGGGAAAGCGAGTATTGCTGTTCGATGCAGATATTGGCATGGCTAACATAGACGTGTTGATGGGTGTGTCGGCGAAGTATAACCTATATCATCTGTTAAAAAGAGAAGCGGATATTGCGCAGATTATTCAGTTAGGGCCGAACGCGCTCCCTTTTATAGCTGGTGGGTCAGGCATGGATGAGTTGTTCTCTCTTTCAGAATCCGATCTTAATTATTTCACAGCTCAGATCGCCCTTATTGCGGACAGCATGGATTATATTTTGTTCGATACAGGTGCTGGCTTATCTAAGGAAACGATGAAATTTATAACCTCTGCGGACGATTGCTTAGTAGTTACAACGCCAGAGCCAACTGCTATAACGGACGCCTATGCTTTAATGAAGGTTGTGAATCGAACGCATCCGGAGATTTCTTTTAAATTGATCGTGAATCAAGCGGGTGATGAGAGAGAAGCTTCAGTGACAAGTGATAAGATTCGTATGGCCGCCAGTCGTTTTTTACAATTAGATGTTTCCTATCTTGGTCATATAAGCTCAGATGCCCATGTGGTACAGGCTGTCAAAAGGCAAACGCCATTCTCATTGGCTTTTCCAAACAGTGCTGCTGCAAAAGATATACATCGGCTAGCCCTAAGTTATTTGACCATAGATGGTAAAAAAGATACAAAAGTTCAAGGCATTAAAGGCTTTATCCATAAATGGTTAAAGCGAAGTAAATAA
- a CDS encoding flagellar biosynthetic protein FliO, with the protein MSVNSEPLGSNNTLLNLLNVIIVLAVIIVLIVLLIRFLGRRNQTFMSGRSIRTLGAVGLGPNKSMQVIELGSSLYLIGIGENISILDKVTDPDEVALIIAAFEDQSSNQNNFLAPLIAKVKVKLRGEVPSEEIELSETSSFYETLQSKLRSAPERKEKMEELFRDDATKDESRNL; encoded by the coding sequence ATGTCCGTCAATTCAGAACCGCTCGGTAGCAATAACACCCTGCTGAATTTGCTTAACGTTATTATTGTCCTTGCGGTAATCATTGTACTTATTGTGCTGCTGATCCGTTTTCTTGGACGTCGTAATCAGACCTTTATGAGCGGGCGCTCCATTCGGACGCTTGGTGCTGTAGGGTTAGGACCTAACAAGTCGATGCAGGTTATTGAACTGGGAAGCAGCCTTTACTTAATCGGGATTGGTGAGAACATATCCATCTTGGATAAAGTCACTGATCCAGATGAGGTGGCTTTGATCATTGCAGCATTTGAGGATCAATCCTCTAACCAGAATAATTTTCTCGCACCGCTTATTGCCAAGGTTAAGGTTAAGCTGCGTGGGGAGGTTCCATCAGAGGAAATCGAGCTTAGTGAAACATCATCTTTTTACGAGACACTGCAATCCAAACTTCGTTCTGCACCAGAGCGTAAAGAGAAAATGGAAGAGTTGTTCCGGGATGATGCTACTAAGGATGAGTCGAGGAATTTATGA
- the flhF gene encoding flagellar biosynthesis protein FlhF produces the protein MRVKRYVVDTMPDAMHSIRSELGSEAVILSTKEIKIGGFLGLFKKKKIEVVAAVEKGQKGDAPEKPSKPAMNIPRSAVPQAYQKASSATSTSTVTLEKAEEPRSFAEIAAALSEAIDVKESTIKHPEPLEETKNASKDHLKAIETSSDEVTSVTALYESLGLEQAPAAASATENDVLREIRDMKLWMERIARHSSGSRELPDSLQQLRDLLIEQEMDTVLVEEWINNISERWADEGRTWGPEKFQESLKEQLDGFLAGRIADGIAQDTQIVYIAGPTGVGKTTTIAKLAAEQLFKYGRKVGFITSDTYRISAVEQLRTYASILNVPLEVVQSPGDLQRALFRLESCDLVIMDTAGRNYRNDMLVAELQSLLAKELRSETYLVLSLTSKSRDMKLIAEHFGRYKLDKVIFTKLDETGSYGPLFNVLNDFPLTLSYMTNGQNVPDDLLMASKEQLSEMLLGTGES, from the coding sequence ATGAGAGTGAAGCGTTATGTGGTCGATACGATGCCTGACGCCATGCATTCCATTCGCAGTGAGCTTGGAAGCGAGGCCGTCATTTTAAGTACAAAAGAAATCAAAATTGGCGGATTTTTAGGATTGTTTAAAAAGAAAAAAATAGAGGTTGTGGCGGCTGTTGAAAAAGGTCAAAAGGGGGATGCTCCTGAAAAGCCTTCGAAGCCTGCGATGAACATTCCGCGCAGCGCTGTCCCGCAAGCTTATCAAAAAGCTTCATCTGCAACATCTACATCCACCGTCACACTTGAAAAGGCTGAAGAGCCCAGGTCCTTTGCGGAAATCGCTGCAGCCTTATCCGAAGCAATTGATGTAAAGGAATCGACTATAAAGCATCCAGAGCCCTTGGAAGAAACTAAGAATGCTAGTAAGGATCATCTAAAAGCGATTGAAACAAGTTCGGATGAAGTGACATCTGTAACAGCACTTTATGAGTCGCTTGGTCTAGAACAGGCACCCGCAGCTGCTTCAGCCACTGAGAATGATGTTCTTCGTGAGATAAGAGATATGAAGCTTTGGATGGAGCGAATCGCTAGACATTCTTCGGGGTCCAGAGAGTTACCGGACAGTCTTCAGCAGCTTAGAGATCTTTTGATTGAGCAGGAGATGGATACTGTACTTGTTGAAGAGTGGATTAATAATATCTCAGAACGCTGGGCGGATGAAGGGCGTACTTGGGGACCAGAGAAATTTCAGGAGTCCTTGAAAGAACAACTCGATGGGTTCCTGGCAGGTCGAATCGCTGATGGAATTGCACAGGATACTCAAATTGTATATATTGCAGGGCCCACAGGAGTTGGGAAAACCACTACAATAGCCAAGCTTGCGGCTGAACAGCTTTTTAAATACGGTCGCAAGGTTGGTTTTATCACCTCCGATACGTATCGAATTTCAGCTGTGGAGCAGTTGCGTACATATGCATCTATCCTAAATGTTCCGCTAGAGGTCGTTCAATCACCAGGCGATTTACAAAGAGCACTTTTTCGATTAGAGAGTTGTGATCTTGTAATTATGGATACAGCTGGGCGGAATTATCGTAATGATATGCTTGTAGCAGAACTACAAAGCTTGCTTGCAAAAGAATTAAGAAGTGAGACCTATCTTGTGCTCAGTTTGACCTCGAAAAGCCGTGATATGAAATTGATTGCTGAGCATTTCGGCAGGTACAAGCTGGATAAAGTTATTTTTACCAAGCTAGATGAGACGGGAAGTTATGGACCACTCTTTAACGTCCTGAATGATTTCCCTCTCACATTATCTTATATGACCAATGGTCAAAATGTTCCCGACGATTTATTGATGGCTTCTAAAGAACAACTTAGCGAGATGCTTCTTGGAACAGGTGAATCATGA
- the fliY gene encoding flagellar motor switch phosphatase FliY — translation MTSKDYLSQEEIDALLRQSAEGSLAPSEKTVNDYLTPFEQDALGEIGNITFGSAATALSTLLGKKVDITTPQVSIITRGEFEVAFPKPHVAVHVEYVDGFQGINSLVIKIRDAQVIADLMLGGEGEPKDEELNEIHISAVQEAMNQMMGSSATSMSTIFNRFVNISPPGIDILNMSSGEGVGSLPNDETLIRISFRLKIGDLIDSTIMQLLPVQFAKDMVTMLLGDVSPAAQEAAVTSTETPAKPAQETPPAAPPVQQTPSQPAGETPPPYPPQGMPGYPGMPEGGYYYPPAGMPAYGMPGMPPYGMPPQGMPYGQTPPLSPEANRNVNVQPVQFANLNGGAFGHIDENNLNLLMDIPLRVTVELGRTQKQIKDILEMSQGSIIELDKLAGEPVDILVNNKLIAKGEVVVIDENFGVRVTDIVSQWDRIQKLQ, via the coding sequence TTGACGAGTAAAGATTATTTATCCCAAGAAGAAATCGACGCCCTTCTGAGACAATCTGCGGAAGGCTCATTAGCGCCTTCAGAGAAAACGGTAAATGACTATTTAACACCGTTTGAACAGGATGCTTTGGGTGAGATCGGTAATATAACGTTCGGTAGTGCAGCGACAGCTCTTTCCACCTTACTGGGGAAAAAGGTCGATATTACAACCCCTCAAGTTTCAATAATTACACGCGGGGAGTTTGAAGTCGCTTTTCCTAAACCACATGTAGCTGTACACGTGGAATATGTTGATGGATTCCAAGGTATTAATTCACTTGTTATTAAGATTAGGGATGCACAGGTCATCGCAGATTTAATGCTTGGTGGGGAAGGCGAACCTAAGGATGAAGAATTGAATGAAATTCACATTAGTGCTGTGCAGGAAGCTATGAACCAAATGATGGGTTCTTCTGCCACATCAATGTCTACTATATTCAATCGATTTGTTAATATTTCGCCTCCGGGTATCGACATTCTGAATATGTCCAGCGGTGAAGGCGTAGGCAGCTTACCAAATGATGAAACCTTAATTCGTATTTCGTTCCGACTTAAGATAGGAGATTTAATAGACTCTACTATTATGCAGCTCTTGCCTGTCCAGTTCGCTAAGGATATGGTAACAATGCTGCTGGGTGATGTAAGCCCTGCAGCGCAGGAGGCCGCAGTTACGTCGACAGAGACTCCTGCTAAGCCAGCTCAAGAGACGCCTCCTGCAGCTCCTCCAGTGCAACAGACGCCTTCACAGCCCGCAGGAGAAACACCTCCGCCATACCCACCACAGGGGATGCCTGGTTATCCAGGGATGCCAGAAGGCGGATATTATTATCCTCCAGCAGGAATGCCGGCGTATGGCATGCCAGGGATGCCACCCTACGGAATGCCGCCTCAAGGCATGCCTTATGGACAGACACCACCGCTTAGTCCTGAAGCGAATCGTAATGTAAATGTACAGCCTGTACAATTTGCTAACCTTAACGGTGGAGCGTTTGGTCATATTGATGAAAATAATTTAAATTTATTGATGGACATACCGCTTAGAGTAACCGTAGAATTAGGAAGGACCCAGAAGCAGATTAAAGATATTTTAGAAATGTCTCAAGGCTCGATCATTGAGCTGGACAAGCTCGCCGGTGAGCCTGTAGATATTTTGGTTAACAACAAGCTTATTGCCAAAGGTGAAGTCGTAGTTATCGACGAAAACTTCGGCGTACGCGTTACGGATATCGTCAGCCAGTGGGACCGAATTCAGAAATTACAATAA
- the fliQ gene encoding flagellar biosynthesis protein FliQ has protein sequence MSTEFIIGLASQAVYLVLEVSAPMLILGLVVGLIISIFQATTQIQEQTLAFVPKIVAVLLALLLFGPWIITKLIDFTSQILGNLYMYIG, from the coding sequence TTGAGTACGGAGTTTATAATCGGTCTAGCAAGCCAAGCCGTATATTTAGTGCTGGAAGTCAGCGCTCCCATGCTGATTCTTGGTCTGGTGGTAGGGCTAATAATCAGTATTTTCCAAGCTACGACACAGATTCAGGAACAGACGCTAGCGTTTGTTCCAAAAATCGTCGCAGTACTGCTGGCTTTATTGCTATTTGGTCCGTGGATCATCACGAAGCTAATTGACTTTACTAGCCAAATTTTAGGAAATCTTTATATGTATATTGGTTAA
- the fliP gene encoding flagellar type III secretion system pore protein FliP (The bacterial flagellar biogenesis protein FliP forms a type III secretion system (T3SS)-type pore required for flagellar assembly.) — MKKKLILAILLFGFISIVMMRPIHADPIPNVNIQVGNDGSSGGTSSISILLLVTVLSIAPAFLVLMTSFTRIVIVLGFVRTSLGTQSMPPNQVLVGLALFLTLFVMSPTLAQVNETALQPYLKGTITQTEAFDKAADPMKEFMFKQTNSKDLLLFMKYTGYTGSAKPATYSDIPLTVMVPAFAIGELKKAFTMGFLIFIPFLIIDIVVASTLMAMGMMMLPPVMISLPFKIMLFVLVDGWYLVIKSLLLSFNT, encoded by the coding sequence ATGAAAAAAAAGCTAATTCTTGCTATTCTGCTGTTCGGGTTCATTAGTATAGTTATGATGCGGCCGATACATGCTGATCCTATACCTAATGTTAATATTCAGGTCGGTAATGATGGTTCAAGTGGTGGTACCAGTTCCATATCAATTCTTCTTCTCGTTACGGTTCTGAGTATTGCTCCGGCGTTTCTAGTTCTTATGACCAGTTTTACTAGAATTGTAATCGTGCTCGGTTTTGTTAGAACCTCACTTGGTACTCAGTCCATGCCTCCGAATCAGGTGCTGGTAGGGCTTGCTCTATTTTTGACCCTGTTCGTTATGTCGCCTACTTTGGCGCAAGTGAATGAAACGGCATTACAGCCGTATTTGAAGGGGACAATTACACAGACTGAGGCTTTTGATAAAGCTGCTGATCCGATGAAAGAGTTTATGTTTAAACAGACCAATTCTAAAGACCTTTTGTTATTTATGAAATATACCGGTTATACGGGATCGGCTAAACCGGCTACATACAGTGATATTCCACTGACGGTGATGGTGCCTGCTTTCGCAATTGGAGAATTGAAAAAAGCTTTTACAATGGGTTTTTTAATTTTCATTCCATTTCTGATTATTGATATTGTTGTGGCGAGTACGCTGATGGCCATGGGGATGATGATGCTTCCCCCAGTCATGATTTCATTACCTTTTAAAATAATGCTCTTTGTACTGGTAGACGGCTGGTACTTAGTCATTAAATCACTACTTCTTAGTTTTAACACCTGA
- the fliR gene encoding flagellar biosynthetic protein FliR yields MDTLLQSLPVFLLIFCRITAFFVVVPVFSSQGVPTTFKIGISFFVALVVFSANGTGIMIPQDFSYILLIMREVLIGLLLGFIGYLMFMAIQTAGSFIDIQIGFGIANVIDPMTGTSAPILGNFKYMIALLMFLSMNGHHHLLDAIVYSYKWIPMNNDLFLRMVDGSLSEFLVRTFAQSFVLAFQMSAPLVTALFLTDVGLAFLARTAPQYNVFVIGVPLKIIIGIALLLVLMPGLAVLFQNLFEIMFESMENLLGLMGKKP; encoded by the coding sequence ATGGATACCCTATTGCAAAGTTTACCCGTCTTTTTGCTTATTTTTTGTCGAATTACAGCCTTTTTTGTTGTCGTTCCTGTATTTTCTTCTCAAGGGGTACCGACAACTTTTAAGATAGGCATTTCTTTTTTTGTAGCATTGGTAGTCTTTAGTGCTAATGGAACAGGGATTATGATTCCGCAGGATTTTAGTTATATATTGTTGATTATGAGAGAGGTATTAATAGGTTTATTACTAGGTTTCATTGGATATTTGATGTTTATGGCAATTCAGACAGCAGGTTCTTTCATTGATATTCAGATTGGCTTCGGTATTGCCAACGTCATTGATCCTATGACTGGAACGTCAGCACCTATTCTCGGTAATTTCAAATATATGATAGCCCTGCTAATGTTTCTGAGTATGAATGGACATCACCATTTGCTTGATGCCATTGTGTACAGCTATAAATGGATTCCTATGAATAATGATTTATTTCTACGCATGGTTGATGGTAGCTTGTCAGAGTTTCTGGTCCGAACATTTGCGCAGTCGTTTGTATTAGCTTTTCAAATGTCGGCTCCATTAGTAACTGCCCTGTTTTTGACCGATGTTGGTCTTGCTTTTTTGGCGAGAACGGCTCCGCAATATAATGTATTCGTTATAGGGGTTCCACTAAAAATCATTATAGGTATTGCACTTCTTCTAGTGCTGATGCCAGGTCTGGCTGTGCTGTTTCAGAATCTCTTTGAAATCATGTTCGAATCCATGGAGAATTTACTGGGTCTCATGGGGAAGAAGCCGTAG
- the fliM gene encoding flagellar motor switch protein FliM — translation MVDVLSQNEIDALLAALSSGEMDADELKKEETQKKIRSYDFKRAVRFSKDHIRSLTRIHDNFARYLTTYFSAQLRTFVQINVVQVEQLPYDEFIRSIPKMTILNIFEAEPLEGRMVMEVHPNIAFAMLDRLLGGFGTAPSKINALTEIETTIMERIFSRCFESLQEAWKTVLDIHPRMEALETNPQFMQIVSPNETIALISLSTKIGDTTGMINLCIPHVVLEPIMSRLSVHQWFVTEKKTRDADELEAIKARVHKAKLPIVAELGESRLSISEFLGLSVGDVISLNRNVDSGLSIKVGEKLKFIGSPGMVKDRVAVQIDEIVSEGVEEFDE, via the coding sequence TTGGTTGATGTACTATCACAAAACGAAATAGATGCTCTACTTGCTGCACTTTCTTCAGGTGAGATGGATGCCGATGAACTTAAAAAGGAAGAAACTCAGAAGAAGATCCGATCTTATGACTTTAAACGGGCCGTTCGCTTTTCTAAAGATCATATCCGTAGTCTTACAAGGATACATGACAATTTCGCCCGCTATCTTACAACGTACTTTTCAGCCCAATTACGCACCTTCGTGCAGATTAATGTCGTTCAAGTAGAGCAGCTCCCTTATGATGAATTTATACGTTCCATTCCAAAAATGACAATACTGAACATTTTTGAAGCTGAACCTTTAGAAGGTCGAATGGTAATGGAAGTTCATCCAAACATCGCTTTCGCTATGCTGGACAGATTGCTGGGAGGCTTTGGGACAGCACCTTCTAAAATTAATGCCTTAACTGAGATCGAAACAACGATCATGGAGCGTATCTTCAGCAGATGTTTTGAGAGCTTGCAGGAAGCTTGGAAGACCGTGCTGGATATCCATCCGCGCATGGAAGCGCTCGAAACGAATCCGCAGTTCATGCAAATTGTATCGCCCAATGAGACCATTGCATTAATCTCGTTAAGCACCAAAATTGGAGATACAACAGGTATGATCAATCTTTGCATACCGCACGTCGTCCTGGAACCAATAATGTCTAGACTATCTGTTCACCAATGGTTTGTAACAGAGAAGAAGACACGGGATGCAGATGAACTTGAAGCTATTAAAGCAAGAGTTCATAAAGCGAAACTACCGATTGTTGCTGAACTTGGAGAATCGCGCTTATCTATATCTGAGTTTCTTGGGCTTAGCGTCGGTGACGTGATCTCTCTTAACAGGAATGTAGATTCCGGACTCTCGATTAAGGTAGGGGAGAAACTTAAGTTCATCGGAAGTCCTGGAATGGTGAAAGACCGGGTAGCCGTGCAAATAGACGAGATTGTCAGTGAAGGAGTTGAAGAATTTGACGAGTAA
- the flhB gene encoding flagellar biosynthesis protein FlhB has protein sequence MPKTKRYRLDLQLFAGEKTEKATPKKRQDARKKGQVAKSAELSGAVVLLAAVVSLMMFGGFMKERFMKLYMDVFQNRMMLDVTPENITLLFNQYGLQILILLAPLLGITFVMALVSNLAQVGFMATGEGITPKFSKINPIKGFKNIFSMRSFVEFLKSIFKLLIISYLVYSTLWGEKKNFASLSHISAEGIFKFAAKLTMSLGLKIGIALLIMAFLDFMYQKYEHEKSLKMSKQDIKDEYKKMEGDPLIKGKIRERQRRMAMQRMMQEVPNADVIITNPTHFAVALKYDGSKMEAPQIIAKGQDYVALRIRELAKEHGVVTMENKPLARALFQRAEIGDVVPNDLFQAVAEVLAYVYKLKGKRK, from the coding sequence ATGCCTAAGACGAAGCGTTATAGACTAGATCTTCAACTCTTCGCCGGTGAAAAGACGGAAAAAGCAACCCCGAAGAAACGGCAGGATGCTCGTAAAAAGGGTCAAGTAGCCAAAAGTGCTGAGCTTTCTGGTGCAGTTGTGTTGCTGGCTGCGGTAGTCAGCTTGATGATGTTTGGTGGCTTTATGAAAGAACGCTTCATGAAACTATACATGGATGTATTTCAGAATCGAATGATGCTGGACGTTACGCCTGAGAATATAACGCTGCTATTTAATCAGTATGGATTACAGATCTTGATTTTACTAGCTCCATTACTTGGAATTACTTTTGTTATGGCACTTGTATCCAACTTGGCGCAGGTGGGCTTTATGGCTACAGGAGAGGGGATTACTCCTAAGTTCAGTAAGATTAATCCGATAAAAGGATTCAAAAATATTTTCTCCATGCGTTCGTTTGTAGAATTCCTGAAATCAATATTCAAGCTTCTAATTATTTCTTATCTGGTATATAGCACATTATGGGGAGAAAAGAAGAACTTTGCATCCCTGTCGCATATCAGTGCGGAGGGGATTTTTAAGTTTGCGGCCAAGCTGACGATGAGTCTTGGGTTGAAAATCGGAATTGCCTTGCTAATAATGGCTTTTCTAGACTTTATGTATCAAAAGTATGAGCACGAAAAAAGTCTGAAAATGTCTAAGCAGGATATCAAGGACGAATACAAAAAAATGGAGGGTGACCCTCTAATTAAAGGTAAGATCAGGGAACGCCAACGTAGAATGGCCATGCAGCGTATGATGCAGGAAGTTCCTAACGCGGATGTAATTATTACAAATCCAACTCACTTTGCTGTTGCGCTAAAATACGATGGTTCCAAAATGGAAGCGCCGCAGATTATTGCAAAAGGGCAGGATTATGTAGCACTTCGTATACGGGAGCTGGCTAAAGAACATGGCGTCGTGACTATGGAAAACAAACCGCTGGCACGGGCCTTATTCCAAAGAGCAGAAATTGGTGATGTCGTTCCAAATGATCTGTTTCAGGCTGTGGCTGAAGTGCTGGCATATGTATATAAGCTTAAAGGTAAGAGGAAATAA